The stretch of DNA AGTTAACTTTGAAAAATATGGATGTAATGTTACtcctctaaaaatatataactaaaattaattaaaaataaataaaaccgaACCACAAGTTGAGATCGggttagtttttctttttttgtgtgCGTGTGTATTTTgagttttcaaaatttgaacGCCCCATTTAAAGTTTCAcgaataatttaaataatgctTTTCATATACTAGATGCAAGAATgaatatattaatgtttttttaatagaatattAAGGGACGGACCTATTTGCATGCGAATGTGGGCAACCACATGCATTtagttttcaaaaatatatttttaatatttaatatacacACAAAAAAAGATTATATGATAAAGAAAAGTACATGGTATTGATTCTGCATCTACtatgtttagtttttttaaaatgtgtcagtattttataataacatttaaatgtattaaaattataaaaataaatttaaatattattttattaattatattagtcTTTAAATGTGTCTTTAGATTATTAGTTTAGACATATTTTTTGTTAGtcattttagtttataatattactaataaaaaaaaagatatttaaaaatgtttctgtaattttaataaatttaaatactatAACATTACATATGATATTGACaacatttaaaagaaatatataatctTTTCGCAACTTAAAGAAATATGTTTAGACATATGATAGTAGtgtcttttttatttagaatattaATGATGCTAATtcacaatttcaaatttttggttGATAGTCAACAATTTACTTTAGGTTTTATGCTTTGACTCAATtatctcaaattttataataaaaaggtTTTCTTGTGCTAGGTAGGGAACATGATTATGGTAAAATGACAACTTTACCTGTTAGTTCAACTCGTTGCTAGAATATGTTCAGATCGGTAATATAGGGTGAAATTGAATAGAATTAAATAACatccaatttttaaaatctagCTAACATATTTCATTCAATATCTTATACTACCAAGTGAACCACATTATCCACCTTACTAAGAAGCTAAACCATGCATCATTGTctctaaaattatgtttgatagATATTGAATCTGTTTATTAcaacttattttgtaaaaaaaattacatttttttttaaaaataaatcattttaaaaatttttaagCTCTTTGTTCAGTTTTctgaaaatttataattttaaaaaaaatctaaaagttacttcaaataaaaaattattattaacaccaaaaaaaaaaattactgttagtaatttttcaaaataataatcgaaatcaaacaaaacattttttttctttaacaaaataattattacaacAAACAAAACACTaaacaactttttttctttaaaatctctaaattattaagcatcaaaatcatttttttttataatctataaCAAACAGACCCATTATTTGCATTTTTGTATCTGAATTAGCTTTCACTAtctttttatcaatataaaaacatCAAAGCAATGGAGTAATCCAGTAATACAAAAGTGAACAAAAGCAACAACACCTTCACAAAAATAAACCAATGTACACATCATGCACAAAATCCCTATCCTAATGTATCACAATGCTTCACCACTAAAGTAAGCAAATTAAAAATACACAAAACAACATATTACAAGTGTGTCTTGGCTCTACTAGTACAACAGTGCTCATAATTTATAGACCAATGCGGTCATTTTACATTACAAATCTTAGCACTATCTTGCACAAGATTTCCAAGGGGCAAGCATTACAACCTACCACTCTCCCTTAACTCTCCACCTCCCTTCAAAAAAACCATCTCACCAATTcacgaaaatacaaatttacatATAATCCAATATTTTCCAtatcttatatataatatacttgGGAATTCCAGAGATTTTTCTTATTAGTGTCATCCATTGGAATCGGTTGATGGAGCATGGACTTGTCTGTCGTCAGCATTTGATTCTGCAGCAAGCTCAATAGGGGTTCTTCCCTCGTCGTCTGTAGCTCGAGGATCGCCTCCCCTGCATTGTTAAAGATTTCAGTCTATACATCATTAATGAACCATTGCTAAAAGGTaaatcataaaaacataatacaTGAATCAGCAAATAGCCCATTAATTAATACTTGAAAGGATCACTTAAATGTCAACGTCACAGAGGTGGAGCTGACTAAGATAACTTGGCCAAAGGAGGATAAActtattagattttttattgGATCTAACTCATTCTTACAACTTCGGCTTGTAAGGTGAGAACTAAGAAGTGTTGCACTTTATAAACTTGTCAGgtcatatattttttcaatgtgggacttaatttttttctagATACACCAATTCATGCCCGGTAGATTTGGGCTAGCTGCATGGATATTTGAGAGGTGACTCAAATGAATACACTTTGATACTATACCTAACTCAATCTTACAAAAAATGGTCTGTAAGTTGAGGAGTACAActttttataaacattttttaggTCTTTACCTCTTTTCAATTTTTCCCCTATAAAATTTAAGTATATGTTTGGAAACGTGGTAGGAACAAGTAATCGTGGGGCAACTTTGAAGCTGGTAGTTATAGCTTATTCGCTGACGTGAAATACTGCCGTGGAAAACCAACTTTCCAAACACACATTAAAAACATCACATAAAGGTTTTACACCGACCTTGAAAGCAGTAATCTTGCAATTGTAGATCTTCCTTTGAGAATGCAGCGATGTAAAGGAGTTTGGCCTCTCAAATCAGTTGCATTTATATTTGCACCATATTGAAGGAGGAGCTCCACCATTCCAATATCCGCAGTTTCGCAAGCAACGTGAAGTAATGTGGACCCAACTAGATTGTCCATCGGCTGGCCGCCTTCTTTAGTGCTGACCAAATTCAAAGGGCAATTAGAGGACCAGTCCAATGTGTTCCCTGCTAAATTGGAGCCGTTATCGTGGCTTGCCTGCTCCTGTAATAGCATTACTTTCGCAAGGGTTAAAGAGTTGTTGCATGCTTGCTCATAAACAACGTTGACATCAACATCAGAATTAACAATGTAGCGGTATACGGCTTTTTTGTCATTAGCACGAACAGCCTCCCAGATCTGTTGTGCCACTAGGAGTCTGTATTGGCTGTCCTTTGGCTTGCGAACAAAAAGCTTCTCTGCGTACTGCCaaggtaataaaaaaaatggttcaGTGAGTCTAAATTACGGAAATTAGAAGGtataaaatagtataaaaaaattaacaactacAGTTAATAAAGTAAATGCAAACAGATAAACTTTGCAGCATACAGAGTAAACATTAAACAACAACAACTCAAGTCAGTTAACAGGGCACCACACCGCTCATTATAACCCTCCCAATTATCATATAAGCAAATTTAACtgttataaataacaaaaaaaatgataacaattGCTAATCCTGTTTAATAAACTATTCATGAATAATGAAATGAGTATTCACCCAAACAAGTCCTCTAACAAGAAACATAAGTATTCAAGGGGGAGGAAAAAATACAAGTACCAAGTTTCATATTACTTTTCTGACTACCAATACTCATATTTATACAAACCTTTTAAGATTGTATTAAAAATGTATGCTTTCactaataattcaaaattataagcTGCCATCACAGTGACATTTGTAGTTTCCAAATTTCACCACTAACTTTTATCTCGATGATTGTATTCAATTACTATCAAGAGTGCTATTAAAAAGCTCACATCACACTAACACAATATTAGTAATGTGATTCATCAGTTCTATGTGATGCCTAGGAATTCTAGAGTGAATCCTATATCCTTTTCTTCTTCAGTTTCCTTGGTCTAAACTCTCCTCTAGATTTTTGTGAAAATAGTACTTAAAACtaatcaaaatcataaaaataattttttacaggGTTTGATGTTAACACGAAAAGGTCAGCTTTCTCCATTAGCAACAACTTAAGTTTAAGGATCCTTAAGTACCTTTGCATGGATGAACTTTTCCTTCACCGATAGAGAATCAGACTGACAAGGTCTGGTGATGAAAAGCATCAGTGGCTTATCAGGCTTGCTCGAGCTTCATAATTAGTGAAAGTATAAATCAGGATTACTTGGTCAAAAAATGTGATCAAAATGACACAACAATAATGAGTGTAATGCAAAGATATAAAAATGGGGATTCTTTACCCTGTAGGGACAAGATCAACCTGAAAGGCACTTCTTGATTGCAACAGTTCCTCCCAGACAGAGTTGGCAAATGTATTCCCAAGAGACTGAAATAAACTTATCACAGAAGGTTCCCACACCTTAACGTCCAATGTAAGAGAGCGTACCTGCACCAGAATCGAGGAAAAAAAAGCAATTGATCAATTTATTATGGAaacctcaaaaaaaaaaaaaaaagcaacaatAAACCTAAATACCAAGTGAGAGGAAAGGAATTGAAAGACAATATTTGTTGTCAATCttacaattttatattgattcctttctcttttctcctttgTTAAATTATGCTCATTGTTaagcatttttaaaattgatattcaAAAGTAAACAAATGATTTGCAGATATAACATATACAATGATCAAGGGAGTGTATTTGTATGGTCTACCTTTGATATGTGCACACCAAGGTTACGATGAACACCAGAACATTCAATGCAAACAAGAACGCCGAGATTTAGTGATGCCCAATCCGGTTCAGGGGCCCCACAATCAGCACATTTATCATTCCCACAAACTCTTCGCAACACGTCAATCGGTTTCTCACTTTTATTACACGATCGCTGCTGGTTTAAACTTCTAGAGGCACGCTCCATATGTGAAGACACAAGACTTCTATCGGCTGCACTTTCTTCAACACCACAGTGATCAAAATCTGAACTTTCAAAAGAACTACTCTCACTAGTAGACCTATGATGACCACTTCCCATTGGACTTGCAGGTAACAACTGATTAAAATGGGTAACATGAATCACATTAATCACACCGACTAAAATTACATTGTTGCATCGTAAGCAAAAGTATACGGAAGTTACCCTTTCAGGAATCTGAGAACTCAGCAATGAGGCAATAACACCTGTGATTTTTTCAATCCAATCCATTTGGTCCAATGCACTCTCTGCCTGCACTGACAAGCATAATTAaggaatgaaaaatataaatctttATATGGATATTAAAACACTATCCAAAAAGTCATTAAAATAACCTGCAAAGTGTAGTTCTTTGTGGGCGAAATGATCCGGAAGCAAAACCTCAAATCTGATTGGTCAGCGTCAACTTTGATTGTCGATGTAAGCAGGTTCACAGTGTGATGAGCAACAGATTTCTCATCATGTACTCCACCGTGATGATGAGAAGAAAGCCATCTACTTAGAAGACCAGAACCAAGCTCAGAACTATTCCTCTGACCAGAATGTTGACTGCTAGACCCCTACATATGATAAACAGCCACAATAATATAAGGTGAAATTTGTTACAATGAAACATGGCAGCTTAAGTCCTTCATAAACCAACATATTGTTCACATTAGACTTCTTACAGATGATTTGCTGCATTGTTTACGGTAGTAATACAGCATACCCCGGCTATCAAGAACGAAAAACCTCCTTTTCCAGTCCCCCCTTAAGTTTGATGAACGCTTTGAGAGATAACCTTGTCGAATCGTTTGAACCtaaaatgataaagaaaaaaaaattaaaaaataaccaaTGAGAGATAGTAATAACTAATAACTTCAATCAACTATTTCAAGCCCTCTTTTCAACCTTTCCCTTTGCAGCATTTTGCATTACTGCTTCTATCATCTTATGTGAACTTCTACCAATAGCTTGTATACCATCTCCATTAGGAGAGCCATTAGAACCATTAGAAGCCCACCTACTTTCTCGATCAATCTGCCGTTTGTAATCTTGCATTCTTTCATTGAGAGCTGCTTGCTCATAATTGGACCTTTCTCTTGATTGCTGAGCATAAGTCAAGACCTGCAAAATAATTAGTCTGCAGTGAATCCTTTGCATTTTCACTGTGGTTCTCATCGTTTTGTCAACTATGTAGCCCCGACACTTCAAATTAAAGACGTGTTTGATGTCCGACACCAACATGACACCAAAACACATGgttacattcaatcacttccattttttttaaaattattagcaGTGTTTACGTGTTAGTGTTGGTGTCGTGTTCGTGTGACTGCTTCATATTTTGCCAAGTAACCACCCTTGAGGTGCCAATTGATAATATGTAAACAAAGAGTTTAAAGGCAAAGCTGATTCT from Cicer arietinum cultivar CDC Frontier isolate Library 1 chromosome 3, Cicar.CDCFrontier_v2.0, whole genome shotgun sequence encodes:
- the LOC101510118 gene encoding ADP-ribosylation factor GTPase-activating protein AGD3 is translated as MQFAKLDDSPMFRKQIQCMEESAESLRDRSLKFYKGCRKYTEGLGEAYDGDIAFASALETFGGGHNDPISVAFGGPVMTKFTIALREIGTYKEVLRSQVEHMLNDRLLHFVNIDLQEVKEARKRFDKASLIYDQTREKFLSLRKGTKSDVATALEEELHSARSTFEQTRFNLVTALSNVEAKKRFEFLEAVSGTMDAHLRYFKQGYELLHQMEPYINQVLTYAQQSRERSNYEQAALNERMQDYKRQIDRESRWASNGSNGSPNGDGIQAIGRSSHKMIEAVMQNAAKGKVQTIRQGYLSKRSSNLRGDWKRRFFVLDSRGMLYYYRKQCSKSSGSSSQHSGQRNSSELGSGLLSRWLSSHHHGGVHDEKSVAHHTVNLLTSTIKVDADQSDLRFCFRIISPTKNYTLQAESALDQMDWIEKITGVIASLLSSQIPERLLPASPMGSGHHRSTSESSSFESSDFDHCGVEESAADRSLVSSHMERASRSLNQQRSCNKSEKPIDVLRRVCGNDKCADCGAPEPDWASLNLGVLVCIECSGVHRNLGVHISKVRSLTLDVKVWEPSVISLFQSLGNTFANSVWEELLQSRSAFQVDLVPTGSSKPDKPLMLFITRPCQSDSLSVKEKFIHAKYAEKLFVRKPKDSQYRLLVAQQIWEAVRANDKKAVYRYIVNSDVDVNVVYEQACNNSLTLAKVMLLQEQASHDNGSNLAGNTLDWSSNCPLNLVSTKEGGQPMDNLVGSTLLHVACETADIGMVELLLQYGANINATDLRGQTPLHRCILKGRSTIARLLLSRGGDPRATDDEGRTPIELAAESNADDRQVHAPSTDSNG